GCAATGGGCCTGGCTGCCATGACCATGAGCTCCTGCTGTAATGATAGACTACATAAGCATTGCAGCTTGGATGTAAAGAtatcctggcagtcaggagccaaggaataccacaaagtgtTTGTTAAGCATAGGAGCTTATAGCTCTGCTCTGGGGAAAGTCTTCCCCAAAGTAACAACTCTGCCCTGGCAGGGGAAGTTTTCCCCAGAGAAGAAGTTATAGCTCTGCCCAGGTCCAGTGAAGTGTTACTGTAGGCACTTTTCTGCCCCACCACCTgttccccaaataaccacacagagacttaatactaattataaatgtttggccaatagcttaggctcggttttagctagctcttagaacttaacccatttctattaacctatgtgcTGCCCCGAGGCTCGTTTACCTCAAGTATGTACTTCCATCTTGCTTGCTCTGTGTCTCATGGCATCTCCTGACTGCAGCCTTCTTCTGCCCAGCATTCCCTCTGCCCGGAAAATCTTGCCTAGCCatcggccaatcagctttttattaacaatgagagcaacacatcttcacagtgtaccaAACGAGTATTCCACAGCatgttacagctctgctccatTTAAGGGCAAGTTTCCCCAGCAAAAGTGTTACAGTTTTCTTAGGTCCCCcagagtgtaacaactctgctccaCTAGGGGAAGGATTCCCCTATAGTTCTGATCCAGCCAAAGTTGTTATCGCTGGGCTTCGCTCCAGTGAAAATGTCACACAGCACAACAAATCTCACTCAAGAGATTTACTGtgaaggaagaatccaggagggtggctgcctctgcctctaggttGATATATGGGGTTCCTTGGCTGGGGGCAgagctttccagggtggcttGGGATTGGTGGGATTTAGTGCTGGAggcaggggggggaggggggagctcagggactggTGGGAATCTGTGCTCAAAGATTGGTGGGGTTTTGTGCTCAGGGACTTCCAGAATTGGTGTGATTCCAATCCCTGTTCCCAAGTCAGGGTCAAGGTACTTTTCCTTGGCCCCTATCACCCCACAGACTGTACCCTCACactgtgagcccaaacaaaccctttcctgggttgcttttgtcagggacttttttttttttttttccgtgacagggtttctctgtgtagctttgtagaccaggctggcctcgacctcatggagatccacctgcctctgcctcccaagtggtgggattaaaggcatgtgccatcattgccTGACTTTGTCAGGGATTTTCTTCACAAcattgagaaaagaaacaaaccacaCGATGTAGTTGAAACTGAACTATGAATAACTATTAGCCTGGAAAAGTGGATTTTCTGGATAAAAGACAACAATAAATATAAGGACACTCAAATATTGCTATAGATCCTCAGGTAAGGACCCTAAGGGTGGAACTTaaagaacatcaaaatgaaacattttgcTCTATAACAAGTATTACACAGAAGAAGGATTCAAACCCTATGGGTTGAACTAGATGGTTTAGGGGTACTGACTGATTCTGAGCCCACaactctctttttcctctctattCTCTATTCCTTCCAACTCATCTCTCTTCCCTTTATATACTACCAATTCAGTTTccagtcaataaatatttactgaccTGTAACTATTCCGTGCATCGGCTGTATATTGCTACTTAAATTTATTAAAGTAAGAAAATTGGTTcttcgctgggcgttggtggcgcacgcctttaatcccagcacacgggaggcagaggcaggcggatctctgtgagttcgaggccagcctggtctccagagcgagtgccaggataggctccaaagctacacagtgaaaccctgtctcgaaaaaacaaaccaaaacaaaacaaaacaaaaacaaaaaaaaggaaattggTTCTTCAATTCTGCCAAATACATTTAACACCACAGATCACTGAAGGTTCTATTGATACTGTATTGAGACAGTCAATGTAACAAGAATGAAAATCTTCCAGTagttgggaggctaaggcaggaataATTTGAGCTGGAGGCCATCCTGCAGTACAAAtcgagaaaagagaaaagggagaggggtCTAGAAGGGACTGGGAAAGAGTGAGAATGATTAGGAATGAATCTGTGTCTTTGACTTTGAGATCTGAAAGCTCTGGAATGAAGGAAAACTAACACTCTTCCCGTAACCAAGGACTTGTGGCTACGTGGTTCCGTCTCCTAACATCACGACGTACATACCATTGTTATGCCTGGAAGACTAACACAGGACCCCACGACCAAGGTACATGGGCTTCAAAGGAACAAGTGAGCTTGTTTGAGTTTGTGGGAGTTCAGAAAAGCTTGGGGCAAGAAGAGATCAAAACCCATCTGTCCACACCTAAGTACTCCCCAAATGGGCCACTGTCTGCCTACACTGGAATTACCTGGACCAGTCTACAGAGCCCATTCCCTGCTTTCCATCGGAAGCTCTGCGGGTGGTCCGGGTCTTCACCCCGAAGCTCCACACCACGCAACTCCCTGACTCGGTTTCCTCCTGCATGCCTGTTGCCTGTGGTCGCACCGGAATCCAGACAGCCGCCAGCCTGTTTCTTCGCGTGTGGGCCCGAGGCTAGTCCGCCCCCGTACGTCACCCGCCTGGCGCACAGAGGTTCGGAACGCGCGTCCCCGCGGGTCCCGCCCGAGTCCCGCTAGGCCCGGCCCGGCCCGGTCAGCGGTGGCCGCCTACCCTCGCAGATCTGCTCCCACAGGTTCTTTTCCGGCGGCTCGGCGACCTGAGGGAGCGACACGAGCCTTTCTGGGGACCCGGACGACACTGCGGGCACGGGCGTCCGCGTAGTGACCGACGAGTTCGCGGAACCTCCCGCCTCCTCGCGCTGAAAGCTGCGGTTGGACACCGGTCTGAGCGCCGCCATGCACGCGGTTTCCACAGCAACCGTGGGCAGCATGGGGCCGCGACCCGGAAGAAGACGGCCATCCCGGGGGCGGGAACAAGATGCGAAGATGACTTCCGGGTCGCGGCGGCGCGGGCGCTCACGTGGGGAGGCTTGTCCTGCGGGTGGACCAGGTGAGTGTGGGTGGCGGGGGCGGGCTCCGGAGTGGGGCCTGCttagtgaggaagaggaggaacaaaGATAAGTCACCCCCAAACCTGCCCACAGCCCTCTGTTTCTCCCCAAGTCCTCCCGCCTTTCAGTCGGGAGCCTGCAGTTGGCGAAGACAGCACAGTCCTCTGTTTCCGAATACGAGTTTTGCCGTTTGCTGACTTTGGGGTCACACCAATTCTGCCTGAGGGCTATCGCGGGAATTTAAAAGTGCATAAAGATCGGGCGTCTGTGCCCACGTCAGTAACTCCAGCACgcgggatgctgaggcaggaagagcacgAGTTGCAAACCAGCCCGGCGGTGTAGCCAAGCTTTACCTAAAAAAACAAAGCGCTTTTGAAGAAAGCATGTGTTTCTAGGTGATGCAGTGTAGGTTCGTTTCCACTTCTGACGAGAGTGGACACCTGCGCAGGAGGATGTTACAGGGTGCTGAGTGGCAGCGCTGAAAAGTGGGTTAAGCTGACTCCTTGAACTTTTGTATCCCACTCACCTCTCTTAACTACTACCCCCAATCCTGTAGCATCCTGGTCTTACTTGACACCACCCTCTAGGGACTTGCATCTTCCTCCTTTGCATGAGTCCCCATCCTTTGTCTTCTAAAAGTCTGTATGCCTTGTGGCCCAGCCTGTTCCCTGCTTAATTACCATCCCTGTAGTCCTCTTTATGTCATCCATGTTGGCCAGAGTCACACCTTTGCCTCAGACCTGTACATACACCTGTTAAGTGCATATCAAGGCATCTGTTCAAGGCAACTGCCCAGTCACCCTCCACTTTTGTCTAAAGGGTTGACACCACCATCCCTCTATTGCTTAAGCTAGAAAATCATGTTCAAACATTTTCTTGACAACTGGACACAGTGTGCTAGTTAGTTGTATGTTGACTTAACACAACCTCGAGTTATTTGAGAAGAGGAACtcatagttgagaaaatgcctccataaaattaatctagcccggcattggtggcgcagacctttaatcccagcactcgggaggcagaggcaggtggatctctgtgagttcgaggccagcctggtctccagaacgagtgccaggataggctccaaagctacacagagaaaccctgtcttggaaaaaaaaaattaatctataGGCACATCTTTGGGGGCAATTTtggattaatgattgatgtgggagggcccagcccactgggtAATGTCACCCCTGGGAGGTGGTCTTGAGTTGCCTGAGAAAGCAGGCCGAGTTAGCCATGAGGAGCAGCGTTGCTCCATACATCTGCATCACTTctttggttcctgccttgaattcctgccctcagtgatggagtaacATAAAAGTGTAAGATGAAAGAAATCCTCTATGCAGGTTGCTATTGGTTGtgtgatttatcacagcaatagaagccctaacagACAGGATTGTTATGTGACCTTCCTAATCCTGAACTTAACAAACTGTCTTGCTTCTTTTGGTCCTTGTGGGGAGAGAGAGTTGAGCTAGCTTCCTATGTACCCCTGGCTGGTCTGgcactcaatatgtagaccaagctggcttctaacttgtgatttttttcctggctCTGCCCATAACTTCCCAAACTTTCCAAGCTCAGGATTACATAATTGCCATCATGTGTGGCCTGCACTTCCTCCTATCACCTCTGTCATCTTGTTATGTGTCTTCTCCCCATCCACCTGTCTTTTGATGACTGGTGTTTATCTCATTCATCTGTGAATCATAAGTAGTCCTGTAGTAAGTATTGACAACCTGCTACAGGCCAGGCACTGAGCAGTTCCAGGATACATCAGGCCAATAGGGAAGACTGGGATGAATGCATGGGTTAGATATTATTAACAGAAATGTCCATGTAACCGTAGAGCAAGGTGTGAATGAACTTgaactgtagcccaggcttggcCTAGATCTTTGAAGCTTCAAGGAATGACCTGAGTCTTGTGTAGACCCTGTGAGTGCTGCAGGATGGAGTTGTTCCTGGTCTCCTAATTGCCACCTCCCCCACTTAGAAGCCTCTGGTGTTTTGTCTCTAGATTCCCTCTAGTCCAGGGAGTAGCAAGAACCATTGGTGACTACTTAAAACCATGTATTGAGGCCTCTAGCCGCTTATCATAAGTACTTGTTTTCCTGAGGAAAGCTAGGTAGGTACTCAAGGTTTCTAAGTGTCATTGCCCCTCATTAATTCTTAGCAATCACTTTGAAATTGAAAACAGTGAAACAGTCTTGCAGACTGAGGCAGTCTGAAATTGAGTACCTTCTGATTCAGCCTTTATATGGGTAggaaaactgaggttcagagaagCCAATGGTATAAAGCAAGAAAGAGTATATTAGTGTTTCCATTTGACCCAAGTGTTTGGAGTTCTGGCTGAGGCCTGTCTCACTATGCTGCATCATTTAGGTAGCTTGGGATGGTAAAAGTTGGGGGATGGGATTCATTCGTAACTTAGCATGGGAGTGCTATTTGgatgagacagagaaaggggTTGACTTAACTATGCCTCTTTATTGAATCtggtgggagtcagtgaggagggcTGCTTGGAATTTCTCTCTGTGACATCTAGTAAAAGGGAAGCCCCGGGGACCAGCCACAGTTGGTTTGATCACTTTTGGCTCCTGCAGTGCTGGCTAGGGTAGGTGcttggtaaatatttgttgagtttaGGTCTGGGGGCTTTAGGAAAATGTGGACAAGGTCTCAGTAGTGCTCAAAGCCTTTTCTGTAGGTTTTCTAGCACCTCTTCAAGGATGGGTGTATTTTGTCCGCCCAGAAAAGGCACCTGACACAGGTTAGGTGATCCAGTCAAGTCAAGCAAGTAGTTTGGGTTTGAACGAAGGGCCATCTGAATTTATACTTCCTGCCATTTGAATGTCTTTCCTCTTGTTACCAATGAATAGGAACTGTTTGCCCCATCCCCCCACATTTCAAACTGTCCACTCAGAAACACTGAAGAACTTCAGGACCACACTGGGACTGGGTAAAATGataattgcattatttgtttttgtccTCAGGAATGGTCACCAAGACTCAGAAAGTAGACCTGGGCCCACTGCtcccagagaggaagaaaaagaagaagaaaaagaaggtggtGGTTGCAGAGGTGGCAGAACCAGAGACTCAATACTCAGTCCTAAACAATAATGATTATTTTGTCGATGTTTCTTCTCCAAGGGCCACATCCCCCTCTAACAATGTGGATGAAGGGCAGGTCCCTGAGATGTCAtcaagcaagagaaagaagaaaaaaaagtcccctAGTGCTCACTTGAAGGAGCACCTACAGTCTGAGACCATACGGGCAGGACAGAAAAAGTCCCTTAGCCCTAGAAGGCAGGTCCTTGAGCAGTCAGCAGAGTGCCTCAtcggagagaagaaaaagaagaggaggaagtccTTACCACAGGCCACCTCCCAAGGCTCATGTCTGAAGACCTCACCAGACCCCAGGCATGCTGAGGAGGTAAGCAAAGCTGGTAAGAAGTCCAAAaaacacaggaaggaaaaaaaggttCTGGACATGgaaacctttcttccccaagacTCTTGGCTCTATGAGGCTGGGGATGCTCTGCACCCATGCTCATGGAGGATGGAGGCTGAGGAGCAGTCAGCCTTGGGGCAGAAAAGGAAGCAGGGGAGCCCCAGAGAGCACagcatgaagaagaagaagaagaagacccaCCAAGAGGGAGACATCCCCCCAGTCTACTCCAGGTTCTCCATGGAGAACAGCCtgaagaaaagaagcaagaagTCATTCAAAAGTGAGGCTTTGGAGTACATCCCGATAGACAGCCGGAAGGCCCCTGGGAAAAAGAAAGCGAAATCCAAGAAAAAGGTGGAAAAGCTAGATGGTGAAGGGCTGGctgtgaaaaggaagaaaaagaagaggaaagagaatggaGTAAAGGAAGACCCCTGGCGGGAGGAAGAAGAAGTAGGTTTGCTTGGGCGTGGGGTTGCCATACGAGTGCCTGTATACATGTCAACATGGGCACTTGTGCATTTAGCTGATGGAACtccaggtttgtgtgtgtgtgtgtgtgtgttaatatgtgCTAGAAAAGGATAGAAGTTATCCGTTTTCAAGTGTAAACTGGACACTTGTGCATTTATCTGACAGAACCCCAGCATGTGTGGGTATGTTACTATGTACTGGAAAATGACAGGAATTGTCTCTTTTTAAGTAAACAGGGTCCAGGACTCCTG
The DNA window shown above is from Cricetulus griseus strain 17A/GY chromosome 3, alternate assembly CriGri-PICRH-1.0, whole genome shotgun sequence and carries:
- the Knop1 gene encoding lysine-rich nucleolar protein 1 isoform X1, which gives rise to MHAVSTATVGSMGPRPGRRRPSRGREQDAKMTSGSRRRGRSRGEACPAGGPGMVTKTQKVDLGPLLPERKKKKKKKKVVVAEVAEPETQYSVLNNNDYFVDVSSPRATSPSNNVDEGQVPEMSSSKRKKKKKSPSAHLKEHLQSETIRAGQKKSLSPRRQVLEQSAECLIGEKKKKRRKSLPQATSQGSCLKTSPDPRHAEEVSKAGKKSKKHRKEKKVLDMETFLPQDSWLYEAGDALHPCSWRMEAEEQSALGQKRKQGSPREHSMKKKKKKTHQEGDIPPVYSRFSMENSLKKRSKKSFKSEALEYIPIDSRKAPGKKKAKSKKKVEKLDGEGLAVKRKKKKRKENGVKEDPWREEEEQSDTDLEVVLEKKGNMDEACIDQVRRKALQEEIDRESGKTEASEHRKWKGTQFGQWDTAGFENEEQKLKFLKLMGGFKHLSPSFSRSPSMTNRSNMALDKKSSDMLRQNLQQDYDRAMSWKCNRGAGLGFSSEARKVFYIDRNASKSIKLQD
- the Knop1 gene encoding lysine-rich nucleolar protein 1 isoform X2; this translates as MHAVSTATVGSMGPRPGRRRPSRGREQDAKMTSGSRRRGRSRGEACPAGGPGMVTKTQKVDLGPLLPERKKKKKKKKVVVAEVAEPETQYSVLNNNDYFVDVSSPRATSPSNNVDEGQVPEMSSSKRKKKKKSPSAHLKEHLQSETIRAGQKKSLSPRRQVLEQSAECLIGEKKKKRRKSLPQATSQGSCLKTSPDPRHAEEVSKAGKKSKKHRKEKKVLDMETFLPQDSWLYEAGDALHPCSWRMEAEEQSALGQKRKQGSPREHSMKKKKKKTHQEGDIPPVYSRFSMENSLKKRSKKSFKSEALEYIPIDSRKAPGKKKAKSKKKVEKLDGEGLAVKRKKKKRKENGVKEDPWREEEEVRRKALQEEIDRESGKTEASEHRKWKGTQFGQWDTAGFENEEQKLKFLKLMGGFKHLSPSFSRSPSMTNRSNMALDKKSSDMLRQNLQQDYDRAMSWKCNRGAGLGFSSEARKVFYIDRNASKSIKLQD